In a single window of the Aridibaculum aurantiacum genome:
- a CDS encoding response regulator transcription factor, translating to MDGKKYKILLCEDDTNLGMVLKNYLELNDYDVILERDGRLGLAAFQREKFDICLLDVMMPNMDGFTLAEEIRDVDPDIPLFFLSAKTMKEDIIAGYKLGADDYITKPFDSEVLLLKIKAILKRNEEENRINENIEFDLGRFHFNPKLRELSHDGIMQTLSPKENDLLKMLAEHKNDLLPREQALKKIWGSDTYFNGRSMDVYIAKLRKYLKDDPNIEIVNIHGNGFRLVAP from the coding sequence ATGGACGGAAAAAAATACAAAATACTATTGTGCGAAGACGATACTAATTTGGGAATGGTGCTGAAAAATTACCTGGAATTAAATGATTATGATGTAATACTGGAAAGAGACGGCAGGTTGGGCCTGGCTGCTTTTCAGCGCGAAAAATTTGATATATGCCTGCTGGACGTGATGATGCCTAACATGGATGGATTTACGCTGGCAGAAGAAATACGTGATGTGGATCCTGATATTCCTCTGTTCTTCCTGAGTGCGAAGACAATGAAAGAAGACATCATAGCTGGTTACAAATTGGGTGCGGATGATTATATCACCAAACCATTTGACAGCGAGGTACTGTTGCTAAAGATCAAAGCCATACTTAAGCGCAATGAAGAAGAGAACCGCATCAATGAGAATATCGAGTTCGACCTGGGCAGGTTTCACTTCAATCCAAAATTGCGTGAACTAAGCCACGATGGCATCATGCAAACACTTTCTCCTAAGGAGAACGATCTGCTAAAAATGCTGGCTGAACATAAGAACGACCTGCTTCCACGCGAACAGGCGCTGAAAAAAATCTGGGGTAGCGATACTTACTTCAATGGCCGTAGTATGGACGTATACATTGCTAAGCTGCGTAAATACCTGAAAGATGATCCAAACATCGAGATCGTAAATATTCATGGTAATGGTTTCAGGCTGGTAGCTCCATAA
- a CDS encoding co-chaperone GroES, whose translation MLLTPDNKLKKLIVIGDRVLIRPSKADERTQTGLYLPPGVHEREKVQQGQVIKTGPGYVIPMPVENEPWQNEEEHVKYVPLQAREGDLAIFLLSGATEIMYQGERYYIVPQSAILMLEREDEL comes from the coding sequence ATGCTTTTAACACCCGATAATAAACTGAAGAAGCTGATTGTAATTGGCGATAGGGTCTTGATAAGACCATCTAAAGCAGATGAAAGAACACAAACAGGACTTTATCTTCCGCCGGGTGTGCACGAAAGGGAAAAGGTGCAGCAGGGGCAGGTAATAAAGACAGGTCCGGGTTATGTGATACCCATGCCCGTGGAAAATGAACCATGGCAGAATGAAGAAGAGCATGTGAAATATGTACCACTGCAGGCACGTGAAGGTGACCTGGCAATTTTCTTGTTGAGCGGCGCCACCGAGATCATGTACCAGGGTGAGCGTTACTATATAGTGCCACAGAGCGCTATATTGATGCTGGAAAGAGAGGATGAGCTGTAG
- a CDS encoding leucine--tRNA ligase — protein sequence MEYNFRQLEKKWQQHWRETNAYKVSNDSSKPKFYVLDMFPYPSGAGLHVGHPLGYIASDIYARFKRLKGYNVLHPMGFDSFGLPAEQYAIETGQHPAVTTEKNIARYREQLDNIGFCYDWSREVRTSEPGYYKWTQYIFLQLFDSWFSRQANKAQRIAELVKIFEAEGNAAHTCPGDENIRFTAEEWQAYNEKQQQDILMQYRLAFSAYGEVNWCEALGTVLANDEVVNGVSERGGHPVVKKKMRQWYLRITEYADRLLQGLETVDFSDSMKEMQRNWIGKSQGAEIEFPLAPASPRRGEEPGASPDEKREHSRSLNEPGIGYPVYKASEGKSYENASEMRKQPTEAEEILWQALRGKNIGYKFRRQHPIENYIADFVCLDTWVIVEVDKGYHLEESQQRADADRDEQLRKIGFEILRFSNESVLHDLENVLSKIRTTCDDIKSTAEAKRSAAGGSSPSQGEAGVRVYTTRPDTIFGVDFMVIAPEHELVQQITTEEQRADIDKYLEYVKSRSERERMSEVKQVTGAFTGAHVINPFNGRAIPIWISEYVLAGYGTGAIMAVPSGDQRDFNFAKHFNIPITNILGDAFTGEEANPTKDAVLTNSDFLDGMVMRDAINVVIDKLEEMGIGKRKVNYRMRDAGFSRQRYWGEPFPIKHKDGIATPLPESELPLELPFVEKYGPGPEGEGPLANITDWVNLPDGSKRETNTMPGYAGSSWYFLRYMDPNNNETFVDKKVADYWGQVDLYIGGTEHAVGHLLYSRLWTKVLFDLGYINHDEPYKKLVNQGMIQGSSRFVFEVNLHGVVMNFRGRIFISKSHYVNLKPKESDVSFVVDYLEKYLGKLNIKENADCKIVRTHVHVDFVEGYELNQQAFSRKMNDDVVYVLEEDGTYLCDAEVEKMSKSKYNVVNPDDIVERFGADTFRMYEMFLGPVEQSKPWDTKGIEGVHRFLRKFWRLFADEEKGIIVKNEPATPAELKVLHKTIKKIEEDTERFSFNTAVSAFMVCVNELNDLKCHKREILEPLVILLTPYAPHIAEELWHVLGNTTSVLDAAFPVFEPKHLVESEKEYPVSINGKMRTSMSLSLVLEQKAVEEAVLQNEIVQKWLEGKQPKKIIFVKGKMINVVI from the coding sequence ATGGAATACAACTTCAGGCAACTAGAGAAGAAGTGGCAACAGCATTGGCGGGAAACAAATGCTTATAAAGTTTCAAACGATAGCAGCAAACCTAAGTTTTATGTGCTGGATATGTTTCCTTATCCAAGCGGTGCCGGACTTCATGTAGGTCATCCGCTCGGTTATATAGCCAGCGATATCTATGCGCGCTTCAAAAGGCTGAAAGGCTATAATGTGTTGCACCCAATGGGCTTCGATAGTTTTGGATTGCCTGCCGAACAATATGCAATTGAAACAGGACAACACCCTGCCGTTACTACCGAAAAGAATATTGCACGCTATCGCGAACAACTAGATAATATTGGTTTTTGCTACGACTGGAGTCGTGAAGTGCGGACAAGCGAGCCTGGATATTATAAGTGGACACAATATATCTTCCTGCAATTGTTTGATAGCTGGTTCAGCCGCCAAGCCAACAAAGCACAGCGTATTGCTGAACTGGTAAAAATATTTGAAGCAGAGGGCAATGCAGCGCATACATGTCCTGGAGATGAAAACATACGCTTCACCGCAGAAGAATGGCAAGCCTATAATGAGAAGCAACAGCAGGATATCCTGATGCAGTATCGTCTTGCCTTTAGCGCATACGGCGAAGTAAACTGGTGCGAGGCACTGGGTACTGTGCTGGCCAACGATGAAGTAGTGAACGGTGTAAGTGAGCGTGGTGGCCACCCTGTGGTAAAAAAGAAAATGCGCCAGTGGTACTTGCGGATAACAGAATATGCAGATCGCTTGTTGCAAGGCCTGGAGACGGTTGACTTTAGCGATAGCATGAAAGAGATGCAGCGCAACTGGATAGGAAAGAGCCAGGGAGCTGAAATAGAATTTCCCCTCGCCCCCGCCTCTCCCCGCAGGGGAGAGGAGCCAGGTGCATCACCCGACGAGAAACGGGAGCACAGTAGATCTCTTAATGAGCCAGGCATAGGTTATCCGGTATATAAAGCCTCAGAAGGGAAGAGTTATGAGAATGCAAGCGAGATGAGAAAGCAGCCTACAGAGGCTGAGGAAATCTTGTGGCAAGCATTAAGAGGAAAGAATATTGGTTATAAGTTTAGAAGGCAACATCCTATAGAAAATTACATCGCTGACTTTGTCTGCCTGGATACATGGGTCATAGTAGAGGTAGATAAAGGTTATCACTTGGAGGAATCTCAACAGCGTGCAGATGCTGATCGTGATGAACAGCTAAGGAAAATAGGTTTTGAAATACTTCGCTTCAGTAATGAATCCGTACTGCACGATCTTGAGAATGTTTTAAGCAAGATTAGAACTACGTGTGATGATATCAAGAGTACAGCAGAAGCCAAAAGATCTGCTGCTGGCGGCTCCTCTCCCTCGCAGGGAGAGGCGGGGGTGAGGGTATATACCACCCGCCCCGATACCATCTTTGGTGTTGACTTCATGGTGATTGCGCCAGAGCATGAATTGGTTCAGCAAATAACAACAGAAGAACAGCGTGCAGATATTGATAAATACCTTGAATATGTAAAGAGCCGCAGCGAAAGAGAGCGCATGTCGGAGGTGAAACAGGTTACAGGTGCTTTCACCGGTGCGCATGTTATTAATCCTTTCAATGGTCGGGCTATACCTATCTGGATCAGTGAATATGTATTGGCAGGTTATGGTACGGGCGCTATCATGGCAGTACCAAGTGGCGACCAGCGTGACTTCAATTTTGCGAAACATTTTAATATTCCTATCACCAATATACTAGGCGATGCTTTCACAGGCGAAGAAGCAAATCCTACCAAAGATGCCGTTCTTACCAACAGCGATTTTCTTGATGGGATGGTGATGCGTGATGCTATAAACGTGGTGATTGATAAGCTGGAGGAAATGGGCATAGGCAAACGCAAGGTGAACTACCGTATGCGCGATGCAGGCTTTAGCCGCCAGCGTTACTGGGGCGAGCCATTCCCTATAAAGCATAAAGATGGCATTGCCACTCCGCTGCCTGAAAGCGAGCTTCCGCTTGAGTTGCCTTTTGTAGAGAAATATGGTCCCGGTCCTGAAGGTGAGGGGCCGCTGGCAAACATAACTGACTGGGTAAACCTGCCTGATGGCAGCAAGCGCGAAACCAACACCATGCCTGGTTATGCCGGTTCATCATGGTACTTCCTGCGCTACATGGACCCGAACAATAATGAGACTTTTGTAGATAAAAAAGTAGCAGATTATTGGGGACAGGTAGACCTTTACATTGGTGGAACGGAGCACGCTGTAGGTCACCTGCTGTACAGCCGCCTTTGGACAAAAGTGTTGTTCGATCTTGGCTACATCAACCACGACGAGCCGTATAAGAAGCTGGTAAACCAGGGAATGATACAGGGCAGCAGCAGGTTTGTATTTGAAGTCAATCTGCACGGTGTTGTTATGAATTTTCGAGGGAGAATATTTATCTCAAAATCTCATTACGTAAATCTTAAACCGAAAGAAAGTGACGTTTCGTTTGTTGTTGATTATCTTGAAAAGTATCTAGGCAAGTTGAACATCAAGGAAAACGCAGACTGTAAGATTGTGCGTACGCATGTACATGTTGATTTCGTTGAAGGTTATGAACTAAATCAACAAGCTTTCTCAAGAAAAATGAATGACGATGTAGTTTATGTTCTCGAAGAGGACGGGACATACTTGTGTGATGCCGAGGTTGAAAAGATGTCGAAGTCAAAATACAATGTTGTTAATCCGGACGACATTGTTGAGCGTTTTGGTGCTGATACTTTCCGCATGTACGAGATGTTCCTTGGTCCGGTAGAGCAAAGCAAGCCGTGGGATACCAAAGGCATAGAAGGTGTTCACCGTTTCCTGCGCAAGTTCTGGCGCTTATTTGCTGATGAAGAAAAAGGTATCATCGTTAAGAATGAACCAGCTACTCCTGCTGAACTAAAGGTGTTGCATAAGACCATCAAGAAGATTGAAGAGGATACTGAACGTTTCAGCTTCAACACTGCAGTAAGTGCATTCATGGTTTGTGTAAACGAGCTGAACGACCTGAAGTGTCACAAGCGGGAAATCCTTGAGCCACTGGTTATTTTACTTACACCTTACGCGCCTCATATAGCTGAAGAGCTATGGCATGTACTGGGAAACACTACCTCAGTTCTAGATGCTGCTTTCCCGGTATTTGAACCAAAGCACCTGGTAGAAAGCGAAAAAGAATATCCTGTTTCTATCAATGGTAAAATGCGAACCAGCATGTCGCTTTCACTCGTCCTGGAGCAGAAAGCAGTAGAAGAGGCCGTATTGCAAAATGAGATAGTGCAAAAATGGCTGGAAGGCAAACAGCCTAAGAAGATCATTTTTGTAAAAGGAAAGATGATCAACGTGGTAATATGA
- a CDS encoding S9 family peptidase → MLQRLILPVMLLVTSAQAIAQKQEFNYNDLLKNKLPANFYNPLPTILRWEGDEQVVLTKRKHPDSAATIYRMNVKNGSMTEIAGASSPVRRTATPAFGKIILSKSNDLYLVENGVEAKRLTNSPAEEEKNPTFSPDSTYVAYTRKNNLFTYNLATNKETQLTTDGTDVILNGYASWVYWEEIFGRATRFRAFWWSPDSKQLAYMRFDESMIPMFPIYVNEGQHGHIEETRYPKAGDKNPEVRVGIVNPAGGATTWADFNEKDDQYFGWPTWNPATNQLWVSWMNRDQNQLKIYEINTANGSKRPVYEEQQKTWITLEDNAGERITFLANNSFILKSDKTGWNHLYLHNNDGSLKNAITEGKFTVLDVKLIDQKNQLVYFTARGLENTARTDLYRVKFNGRDLKRLTFGEFNHSQVEVSPTGKYFITSYSNVTTPRHMALVDNKGKILHQLGSMKGSAMDNYEVAKTELIRIKSADGLYELPAMVTWPLNMDPNKKYPMLISIYGGPDAGRVWDNWTWNGTSQWFAKEGLIQVAFDHRASGHFGKEGVNYMHRNLGYWEMEDYKTMAKWFINNGSADPARIAITGFSYGGYLSAYALTYGADVFTHGMAGGSVTDWSLYDSHYTERFMGTPQNNPEGYKSSSVLNYIDRYKGMLQIVHGTSDDNVHLQNSMQLISALQDKKKHFEFMLYPGGRHGWANMPAKNDHYTNLKNRFIYDHLLRKPIPATVLR, encoded by the coding sequence ATGCTACAACGATTGATTTTGCCGGTAATGCTCCTGGTTACTTCGGCACAGGCTATTGCACAAAAGCAGGAATTCAACTACAACGATCTCCTCAAGAACAAGCTGCCTGCTAACTTCTACAATCCACTTCCTACCATCCTTCGTTGGGAAGGTGATGAACAAGTTGTTCTTACAAAAAGAAAGCATCCTGACTCTGCCGCTACCATTTACAGGATGAATGTAAAGAACGGCAGCATGACAGAAATTGCAGGCGCATCTTCACCTGTAAGAAGAACAGCAACACCAGCTTTTGGCAAAATCATACTTAGCAAGAGCAATGATCTTTACCTGGTTGAAAATGGTGTTGAAGCGAAACGACTAACTAACTCTCCTGCAGAAGAAGAAAAGAACCCGACTTTCTCGCCCGATAGTACATACGTGGCGTATACGAGAAAAAACAACTTGTTTACCTACAACCTGGCTACAAACAAAGAAACCCAGCTAACCACTGACGGTACCGATGTGATACTGAATGGTTATGCCAGCTGGGTTTATTGGGAAGAAATATTCGGTCGTGCTACACGCTTCCGCGCCTTTTGGTGGAGCCCCGACAGCAAGCAGTTAGCCTACATGCGTTTTGATGAAAGCATGATCCCAATGTTTCCTATTTATGTAAATGAAGGGCAGCACGGGCATATAGAAGAAACGCGTTATCCTAAAGCAGGCGACAAAAATCCTGAGGTGCGTGTAGGTATTGTAAATCCAGCAGGTGGCGCTACCACATGGGCCGATTTCAATGAAAAAGATGACCAGTATTTTGGCTGGCCTACCTGGAACCCTGCCACTAACCAATTATGGGTTAGCTGGATGAACAGGGACCAAAACCAGTTGAAGATTTACGAGATAAACACTGCTAACGGCAGCAAGCGTCCTGTTTATGAAGAACAGCAAAAGACATGGATCACACTGGAAGACAACGCAGGCGAAAGGATCACTTTCCTCGCGAACAACTCCTTCATATTAAAGAGTGACAAAACCGGGTGGAACCATCTTTACCTGCACAACAATGATGGCAGCCTAAAAAATGCAATTACTGAAGGTAAGTTCACTGTACTGGATGTAAAGCTGATAGATCAAAAGAACCAGCTGGTGTACTTTACTGCGCGTGGATTAGAGAATACAGCACGTACAGACCTGTACCGCGTTAAGTTCAATGGCCGCGACCTGAAGCGGCTGACCTTTGGCGAATTCAACCATTCGCAAGTAGAAGTTTCACCTACTGGTAAATACTTCATCACTAGCTATAGCAATGTAACCACACCTCGCCATATGGCGCTGGTTGATAACAAAGGCAAGATACTTCACCAGTTGGGCAGCATGAAGGGCTCAGCAATGGATAATTATGAAGTAGCTAAAACAGAACTGATAAGAATAAAAAGTGCAGATGGTTTATATGAACTGCCTGCAATGGTTACCTGGCCGCTAAACATGGACCCGAACAAAAAATACCCGATGCTCATCAGCATCTACGGTGGCCCTGATGCAGGACGTGTGTGGGACAACTGGACGTGGAACGGCACAAGCCAGTGGTTTGCAAAAGAAGGTCTGATACAGGTTGCTTTCGATCACAGGGCAAGCGGGCACTTTGGTAAAGAAGGTGTGAATTACATGCATCGCAACCTGGGTTACTGGGAAATGGAAGATTATAAAACGATGGCAAAATGGTTCATCAACAATGGCAGTGCAGACCCTGCACGTATAGCTATCACTGGCTTTAGCTATGGTGGATATCTATCAGCATATGCGCTTACTTATGGTGCCGATGTATTTACACACGGCATGGCTGGTGGCAGCGTTACCGACTGGAGCCTGTACGACAGCCACTATACCGAAAGATTTATGGGCACTCCTCAGAACAACCCGGAAGGTTACAAGAGCAGCTCGGTGCTAAATTATATTGACAGGTACAAAGGCATGTTGCAAATAGTGCATGGCACCAGCGATGACAATGTGCACCTTCAGAACAGTATGCAATTGATAAGTGCACTGCAGGATAAGAAGAAGCATTTCGAGTTTATGTTGTACCCGGGAGGAAGACATGGATGGGCAAATATGCCGGCTAAAAATGATCATTATACCAACCTGAAGAACAGGTTTATTTACGATCACCTGCTGCGCAAGCCTATACCTGCAACTGTATTACGTTAA
- the ruvB gene encoding Holliday junction branch migration DNA helicase RuvB: protein MANQNLNTEKQGMGPADVEFENNIRPKEIDDFAGQPQLIENLSIFIKAAKLRGEALDHILFHGPPGLGKTTLSRIVANELGVNIKETSGPVIEKPGDLAGLLTNLEPNDVLFIDEIHRLSTVVEEYLYAAMEDFRIDIMIDSGPNARSIQLTLNPFTLVGATTRSGLLTAPLLSRFGIKSRLEYYNADVLKKIVERSANILTTPITGEAAYEIARRSRGTPRIANGLLRRVRDFAQVLSDGKIELAIAQHALKALNVDEHGLDEMDNRILLAIIEKFKGGPVGLTTIATAVGEEPGTLEEVYEPFLIQEGFMQRTPRGREVTPKAYEHLGKRVQGRGGMLF, encoded by the coding sequence ATGGCCAATCAAAATCTGAATACGGAAAAGCAGGGGATGGGACCAGCGGATGTTGAATTTGAAAACAACATCCGGCCTAAAGAAATTGATGATTTTGCAGGCCAGCCCCAACTGATCGAAAACCTTTCCATTTTTATAAAAGCTGCCAAGCTGCGAGGCGAAGCACTGGATCATATTTTATTTCATGGCCCTCCGGGTTTGGGTAAAACCACCCTCAGCCGCATTGTTGCCAATGAACTTGGTGTAAACATCAAAGAAACCTCTGGACCTGTTATTGAAAAGCCGGGAGATCTTGCTGGCTTGCTTACTAACCTGGAACCAAACGATGTATTGTTCATTGATGAGATACACCGACTGAGCACAGTAGTAGAAGAATACCTGTACGCTGCTATGGAAGATTTCCGCATCGACATAATGATTGACAGCGGTCCTAATGCACGCAGCATCCAGCTTACCCTTAATCCTTTTACGCTGGTAGGTGCTACCACCAGGAGTGGGTTGCTTACTGCACCACTGTTATCTCGTTTTGGTATAAAATCACGTTTAGAATATTACAATGCTGATGTGCTAAAGAAGATAGTAGAACGCAGCGCCAATATTTTAACTACTCCTATTACAGGTGAGGCAGCTTATGAAATTGCCCGCCGCAGCCGCGGAACGCCTCGTATTGCAAATGGACTTTTACGTCGTGTTCGCGACTTTGCGCAAGTACTAAGTGATGGAAAAATTGAATTGGCCATTGCGCAGCACGCGCTAAAGGCACTTAATGTAGATGAGCATGGCCTGGATGAAATGGACAACCGCATCCTGCTTGCAATTATCGAAAAATTCAAGGGCGGTCCTGTAGGATTAACCACCATTGCTACCGCAGTAGGCGAAGAGCCGGGTACGCTGGAAGAAGTGTATGAGCCATTTTTGATACAGGAAGGTTTCATGCAGCGAACGCCAAGAGGTAGAGAGGTGACACCAAAAGCCTATGAACATTTAGGCAAACGTGTGCAAGGAAGGGGCGGGATGTTGTTTTAG
- a CDS encoding DUF3592 domain-containing protein has translation MTWFLFTIIVGLGLYRLVVYARRVKNYYKVTGTIVGNEVKTVDDALMGKKYFYSPIVSFTDMHGHPQQLICGADNADRPLYKPGASIKLLVHPDDSTRFIMYDFVEGILIPIIWIIIGTAIPIIPMLFPETFKD, from the coding sequence ATGACCTGGTTCTTATTTACGATCATTGTTGGCTTAGGCCTGTACAGGTTGGTAGTGTATGCCCGCAGGGTAAAGAATTATTATAAAGTAACAGGCACCATTGTGGGCAACGAAGTAAAAACAGTGGATGATGCTTTGATGGGTAAGAAATACTTTTATTCACCCATTGTTTCGTTTACTGATATGCACGGTCATCCGCAGCAACTAATATGTGGCGCCGACAATGCAGACAGGCCATTATACAAGCCGGGAGCTTCCATTAAGCTACTTGTTCATCCCGATGACAGCACACGTTTCATCATGTACGATTTTGTAGAAGGCATCCTTATACCCATCATCTGGATCATAATTGGAACAGCTATTCCAATCATACCTATGCTGTTCCCGGAAACTTTTAAAGACTAG
- a CDS encoding helicase HerA-like domain-containing protein has translation MADKAKFVETIKAGYTFKGESVKIGAGMVNGEVVDGADINLPLRSMNRHGLIAGATGTGKTKTLQMISEALSNASVPVLLMDIKGDLSGIAMPGTLNDKIKERTQLIGIDYQPTQFPVELLTLSKQKGVRLRATVSEFGPVLLSKILGLNDTQGGLVAMIFKYCDDQKLPLLDLKDFIKVLQYLSSEGKAEMEKDYGKISTTSAGTILRKVIELQQQGADVFFGEPSFEVEDLMRISDDGRGMINVLRVTDLQDKPKLFSSFMLQLLAELYAVSPEEGDLEKPKLVLFIDEAHLIFQEASQALLQQIETVIKLIRSKGIGIFFVTQNPMDVPASVLGQLGMKVQHALRAFTAVDRKVIKQTAENYPITQFYKTDELITQMGIGEALVTMLNEKGVPTPLAHVMLAPPTSRMDVLTDVEIDSIVGKSKLAAKYNKEINSESAHEILTAKLEEAAEKTAAAKEEKAAGKAAPRQTKAAKEESFFDNPMVKSAGRTAATMITRSLLGALGLGGRSRKKTKSWF, from the coding sequence ATGGCAGACAAGGCAAAGTTTGTAGAAACAATAAAAGCGGGATATACATTTAAAGGAGAGAGTGTGAAGATAGGTGCGGGAATGGTGAATGGTGAAGTGGTAGATGGTGCAGACATAAACCTGCCATTGCGAAGTATGAACAGGCACGGGCTGATAGCAGGCGCTACCGGTACGGGTAAAACAAAGACGCTTCAAATGATAAGCGAGGCGCTAAGCAATGCCAGCGTACCTGTACTGCTGATGGATATAAAAGGTGACCTGAGTGGTATAGCCATGCCGGGTACTTTGAATGATAAGATAAAAGAAAGGACACAGCTGATCGGTATAGATTACCAGCCTACACAATTCCCTGTGGAGCTGCTTACACTGAGTAAGCAAAAAGGGGTGCGACTTCGTGCCACCGTTTCTGAATTTGGTCCCGTATTGCTTTCAAAAATTTTAGGTCTCAACGATACGCAAGGCGGGCTGGTAGCCATGATCTTTAAATATTGCGACGACCAGAAGCTACCCCTGCTTGATCTGAAGGATTTCATTAAAGTACTGCAATACCTGAGCAGCGAGGGCAAGGCTGAAATGGAAAAGGATTATGGTAAAATATCAACCACCAGCGCAGGCACCATTCTTCGGAAAGTAATAGAGCTGCAACAGCAAGGTGCTGATGTGTTTTTTGGAGAACCCAGCTTTGAAGTAGAAGACCTGATGCGTATAAGCGATGATGGTCGCGGTATGATAAACGTGCTGCGTGTAACAGACCTGCAGGATAAACCAAAACTTTTTTCATCATTCATGCTTCAGCTGCTGGCCGAGTTATATGCTGTTAGTCCTGAAGAAGGCGATCTTGAGAAACCGAAACTGGTGCTATTCATAGATGAGGCGCATCTTATTTTCCAGGAGGCGAGCCAGGCACTGCTACAGCAGATAGAAACAGTTATCAAGTTGATCCGCTCCAAGGGGATAGGTATATTTTTCGTTACACAAAACCCGATGGATGTACCTGCCAGTGTTCTGGGCCAGCTGGGTATGAAGGTGCAACATGCGCTGCGTGCATTTACAGCGGTTGATAGAAAGGTCATAAAGCAAACGGCAGAAAACTACCCGATCACGCAGTTTTACAAAACAGATGAATTGATAACTCAAATGGGTATAGGCGAAGCATTGGTAACTATGCTAAATGAAAAAGGTGTTCCTACTCCGCTTGCTCATGTTATGCTTGCGCCACCTACCAGCCGTATGGATGTACTTACGGATGTCGAGATAGATAGCATTGTAGGCAAGAGTAAATTAGCCGCTAAGTATAACAAGGAGATCAACAGCGAAAGTGCACATGAAATACTAACAGCAAAACTGGAAGAAGCCGCCGAAAAGACCGCAGCTGCCAAAGAAGAAAAAGCTGCTGGTAAAGCCGCACCTCGTCAAACTAAAGCAGCCAAGGAAGAAAGCTTTTTTGATAATCCAATGGTTAAAAGTGCCGGGCGTACAGCTGCTACTATGATCACCCGAAGCCTGTTAGGCGCATTGGGTTTAGGCGGTAGAAGCAGAAAGAAAACGAAGAGCTGGTTTTAA
- a CDS encoding peptidoglycan DD-metalloendopeptidase family protein, with the protein MPRLQDILAQHAGKFAAVVPYDRAADKLLLLNFTASNTALTDEVLNDTEKFSQYVNEQLGVEYRYGVGGYNEHRTVYSRSTVFDTTDEPRRLHLGVDIWGPAGVPVFAPLDGRVHSFAFNDHYGDYGATIILEHTLDGATFYSLYGHLAQRDLEGLHEGKEIKQGEEFCHFGEPVENGYWPPHLHFQLIENMGEWRGDYPGVCKFSERETYLANGPDPDIILGMVQNAIQE; encoded by the coding sequence ATGCCCCGCCTACAAGATATATTGGCGCAACACGCCGGGAAGTTTGCAGCAGTGGTTCCGTATGATCGCGCTGCCGATAAGCTACTGCTGCTAAACTTTACCGCCAGCAATACTGCTCTTACTGATGAAGTGTTAAACGACACGGAAAAGTTTTCGCAGTATGTAAATGAACAACTGGGCGTGGAGTACCGGTATGGCGTTGGCGGCTACAACGAGCACCGCACTGTATACAGCAGAAGCACTGTGTTTGATACTACCGATGAACCACGGCGGCTGCATCTTGGAGTAGATATTTGGGGTCCTGCCGGTGTGCCGGTTTTTGCCCCGCTCGATGGTAGAGTACACAGCTTTGCTTTCAATGATCATTATGGCGATTATGGTGCTACCATTATCCTGGAGCACACGCTTGATGGCGCCACCTTTTACTCTTTGTATGGTCACCTGGCGCAGCGCGACCTGGAGGGTTTACATGAAGGGAAGGAGATAAAACAAGGAGAGGAATTTTGTCATTTTGGTGAGCCGGTTGAAAACGGTTACTGGCCGCCGCACCTGCACTTTCAGCTTATAGAGAATATGGGTGAATGGAGGGGAGATTATCCCGGCGTTTGTAAATTTTCTGAACGAGAAACTTACCTCGCCAATGGCCCGGATCCTGACATCATACTGGGTATGGTTCAAAACGCAATACAAGAATAG